Sequence from the Spirochaetaceae bacterium genome:
TTTAGCTGCTAACGGCTTTTTAATATAATATAAAATAAATGATAACTATTTATAGTTGCCGTGAGGTAAGTAACCTCTCTTTTGGTAACAAAGGAGAGGTTAGGAATAAAAATTAAAGGCGCTTTTAAAATAAGTTTTTATTGTTAGCTAAGTTAGCGCACAAAAGAAATATCTCTAAGCACTGTTATAGGCTCGCCGGCAGCGTCATAAGTATCAAATTCTTCTGTTACAATTTCTCCGCTTTCATCAATTTCAGTAAGAATACGATTCATATACCCTAAAATAAACTTGTGTTCGGCACCGCGAGAGATTAGTGTTACTATTTGGTTATCTAGCTCCCAATCAAAGGAATCGGCATCTTCACCAATTCTAATCCACTCTACAGTATTGGGCTCAAACCTTAGCTCTTGGGTTGGTATTCCTAAGGCATTTCGGGTATTACTAAAAAAAGTGCTGCCGGCTAAATTTAGGGAATAAAGTTCCTCTTCACCATCCATACGGCAAGCCAATAAAGCTAAGCTAACCAATACGATTAAACCATAAAATTTTTTGTTTCTCATACAATCTCCTGTGTTTATTGTTTTGGTACATATTAAAATTTTGTGTACTTAAGTTAGTATAGGCCGGAACTTTAGAGTTTGTCAAGTGTTATAATACGAAAATTGCATTTGTAATATATTTTAGGGTAAAATTGACGGTAGGTGATGATAGTTTTAGAGTAGTATTATTCCTTATATTAAAACCCAATATTTACTGTATAAAAAGGGCTTGATAGCTTAAGGGTAATTATTATATAGTAAAAACCGAAGGAGAGTATTTGTGTTGTTCTTTTTAAAAAATATGACCTTGCAAAGTCCAAACAGAGCAACATAGCTAAAATAAGAAACCATCTTTATAGTTTTTTTCTTTGGTTATCTTAGCGGAGGCGGCGGCCTCAATTTTAACGGGCTTATCCATTTTAGCTGTGGCGCTCCAATCAAGCGGTTCTTTACCTATTTTAGTTAAAAATTGGTTAGCTTTGTTAAAGCAGCCGTTGCGTAAAAAACTAGTACCGGCTAACGGAGATGGGTGTGTTGCCGTAAAGATACTATGGCTAGGGTTGGTAACTAAAGCCGCTTTAGCCTTAGCGTAGTTGCCCCATAAAAAATAAAAAATATTATCGTTGTTTTGGTTAAGGTAGCTAATTAAATTATCGCTAAATTGTTGCCAACCCAAGCCGCTATGGCTGGCGGCTTTACCGGCCTGTACCGTTAATACGCTGTTAAGCATAAGCAGGCCCTGCTGAGCCCAGCCTTCAAGGTTACCGGTTCGTTCTACGGTATAACCTTCCAGCTTAAGTTCATCGTAAACATTTTTAAGCGAAGGTGGCGGCACGCCGTTATCGACGCTAAAGGCAAGGCCGGTAGCTACACCGGTGTGGTAAGGGTCTTGCCCCAATAACAAACCTTTTACTTGCTGGTAAGGGGTTAAATTAAAGGCTTTAAAAATATCGGTTTTAGCAGGGTAGCACCGGCTGTTGTTATAAGCCTCTTTTACTTTATTAAAAAGTAAGGTAAAGTAGGGTTTACTAAGTTCGTCTTCAAAAAAGGGCAGCCAGCCGGCCTCAATTTTATTTTCTGTAAAGTCTTCTAGGTTTTTAATAGTCATTTTATTTTTTAATTAACCGGCAGTTAATTTTCCTTTATATTCAAGGCCGGCATAACGGCAAAAGCTATGTATTTTGGCACTATCTTGGTTATTAGTGGTATAAAGCCCGGCGAGTTTTGTGCTGGGGCCGGTCATAGGCAGCTTAAGCTGGCGGGCCAGTTCTTCCTTAACTTCGTTAAGGCTATCAATAAGTTTAATATCGGGCAATAACTGCTCAAATTCCTCTTTTAAAAATAAAAAATGAGTGCAGCCCAGTATAAGGCTATCGATATTTTTAGTTAAAAAATGCTGGGCATAATCGGCAGCGGCGGCTAAGCGTTCTTGCTTAGTGGCTTGCCATAATTTGTTTTCTACAAATTCTACCAGCTGCGGAGCCGCTAATAAGCTAAAGCTGGCTTGTTTAAAAGTGGTTATATCGTTTAATAGTACAGGGTTGTTAATGGTAGCTTGCGTAGCTAACAGGCCAATTTGTTTGTTTATACTTTGTCTTAGAGCGACCGCTAAGGGTGGTCTTGTACCGATAACCGGTATGGCTAGCTGCTGAGCAATTTGTTCTTTAGCCGTTAAGGTAGCGGTATTACAGGCAATAACTATGGCTTTGGGTTTAAAGGTTTTAAGCAGGTCAATTAAATTTAAAAGTAATTCGGTAAGTTGCTGCGGACTTTTAGTACCATAAGGAAAGCCGGCGCTATCGGCCACATAAATAAATTTTTCGTTATAAAAGCTTTGTAAGTAATTAAGATAGCTTATACCACCTAAGCCAGAATCGAAAACCACAATAGGGGCATTATTGACCATAACCGTTAGTATAGCAAAAGAGGTGGTAATTAACAAGCACGGGAAGAAGTGCAAACTGGGCAAATTTATTAATAATAAAAATAGGGCTTAAAGTTACCTAAAAAGATAACTTTAAGCCCTAAACCTAGCGGTACTTAATTCCTATTAAAGCTAACTAAGATGCTTTAAAAGTTACTAAGGCCTGCGGTAACATAGCGCTGGCTATACCGGTTTTGTGTATTAATTTTTTGGCATTGCCAAATAGATACACGCCTTTGCTTGAGCTAAGCTCAATCGGCCCGGCTTCATCGGCATTAAGCTGCGGGGTAATTATTACCCTATTGCCTCTAACTTCGCCCATACCGTCCCAACGCCTTACGATTTTACCTTCGCCATCATCTTCTAATACCTCGTAACGTAACTCACCGTTTTGCTCTATGTCATCATCGGCGTAATCAAGGTAGATGTTTGTGCCATCATGCGATAGCTCGGGTATAATAGGCCACTCTACAGGCGGCACACCGCGCGGTTTGTCGGTATAATAATAAAAAGCCGAATCTAACAGGTACTCAGCGTTAGCATCGTAAGTTTTTAACTCGGTAAATTCCTTTAAAATAACGTTAAAAGTTATAGCTAGCTGTTGTTGAGCATTACCAAGCTCTACTACATCGCCGGCAAGGTTAGGAAATACCTCGTAAAAACAAATTACATCGTTAGGGTCGGTACTTGGGGCCCCATTAACACTGCGCACCATCTTTAAAGCACCGCTGCGGCCTTGCTTTAGGCTATCAAAAAGCTTGCTGGCGCCTACTTCTTGGCCGTTATCCAATATTTTAAAGTTAGGGTCTACTAAAGCACGCAAAGACCTTTTAGGGCTGGCTAAGGTCATATTAATGGTCATAGCTAGGGCTGTTATTACTTGGTCTTGCGGGCCTGTACCTTTTTGGGCGCTCAAAATATCTACTGTAGTTGCCTCTTGCGATACAGTAATGTTGTCCATTACGCAGCCCAATAAAACGCCGTTAAAATAGGCCCAGCCGTGCATAATGGGGTTGTCGGTTAAAGCCTTTACGCCTGCTGCCGATGTTCCATAGTTAGTGTTTGTCATGATTTTTCTCCTTTTTTTGACAATTTAAATTTGCATATTGATAGTAAAAGTAACAAAACCTACAGGCAAGGTAGGAAAATCTACCAGCTGTATCTGATTTTTAAAGGCTGTTCTGCCTTCGATAACAATATTAATATTTTTGATATTAAATTGTATATCCATTATTTCTTGACCAATTTGTATCACCTCCTCATCGTTTTGGCCATAAATTAATACCGTTAAGGTGCCTGTTTCAAAGCGGGCGCTATTGCCGTTTGGGCTGGTAAAGGTAGTATCTAACTGTACTACTACCAGCGGCTCTGTTAATTTTTGCATAGGCCTCGCTACACTTACCTTATAGGGTATTTTTTGGGCTATATATTCAGCTATTTTATATCTTACCACTTTTTAACTCCTTGTTACTAAAAGCCCTTAACTGCGGCCTTTGTGCTTATATAAATCGGGGCTTGAAAAACTCACTTAAATAATTTTTTTAAAAAAAAGTGTGGCTAGGTTTATAGCTCTCAAGCAAGATTAAGCCTTTGTTTATTCCTTCTGCCTTTTTAGGATTACTGTTGTTTTTTAAAAAGGTAGTTTCGGCCAGCTTTACTCCTTGCGCTCCTAGCCCGGCAAAAACTACAGCTTGATAGTACATAAAGGCTTGTAACCTAATATCCTCCGCTTTGCTTGCCTGATATTTAGCCACAAAGCTTTGCATATCTATTTGTTGCTCCAGCTGCTTAATATCGGTTAGCGTTATTTTGCCGTCTAACGCTAACCAAATTTGGGCCAGAGCTAAGCTTTTTTTTGGTTAAGTACCTGCTCTTTATAATAGTTAGCAAAATCGAGCACCTGCGAGGTAGTAAGCTGGTTTAAAACATCTTCCGGGATATTCCAAACTTTACCGATAAACTCCAGCACACCATCAATACTGGTATTACTTTGCAGTTTTTCTAACTCTTTAGATGGCAAATCTTTACCGTGATAAACTACCCCGTTTAACTTAACATCTAAATCAATCTCTTTGGTTTTAATTTCTAACATTTTTATCTCCTTTTAAAATGTATTTATTTAATCATCTGCTTCTATAATGGCTTTAAGGCGGGCAAGTTCATCGTTAATTATGGTGTTACCCCCTCTTAACAAGCCGGGCTCAACTTTACGGCTTAATTGCTCGTAACTGGTTGCTGCTTCGGCTTTTAAATCTTTTAATTGCCATTTTTGGCCGTCAAAGTAGCTTTTTTTATAATTGTTTAAAGCCATGTAAGGCGGCTTAAGTAGGGTAATCCCACCGCCATATTGCTGCACAAAGCCGGCTAAATATTGATTAGCAGCGGCATAATAATAGCCATTATTGTCGTAATAATATAAAATTGTTTCCATTTACACCCACCTTATTTCTACATAACAAGCGCTATCGGCCCTGCCGGCTACACCTACGGCAGACCAACTTGCGGGCATAAAGCTAGCCGTCATATTACCGCCTTTACCCCCTTTACCGCCTCTTCCTCCGGCACCGCCATTGCCGCCTCTGGGACCGCTACCACCACTTCCCGTTTGCCCACCGCCCCCTCCTCCACCGGCACCGCCTCCACCGCCGCCTATACCACCAAAGCCGCTAACAGCACCGGTTTGCATAGCAAAATTACTATTAGTAAGCTCGTAATTAAAAGCCGACGGCATACCTGTTGTGCCTCTGCCGCCGCCGGCGCCACCACCACCGCCTCCGGCACCGGCACGGCTAAACGAACCGGTTGAACCTCTTTCACCGTCCCGGCCATTGGCCCCCGGCCCGCCGCCGATGCCACCGCCTCCGCCATCACCACCGCTGCCAATGCCACTAGCACCGGCACCATTAAGGCCGTTAGCACCGCTGGCACCGTTACCGCCGGCTACGCCATGCCTTCTGGCCTCTCCACGCAAAGTAATAGCGCTGTTATTATTAATGTTAAGTATCAAGGGAGAACGGTATTGCCTGTTAATTAGGGCAAGCTCGTTAGCGTTTAAGTTTAAGCCTATCCCATCGTTACCATGTTCGCCGGCCCCACCGCCGCTACCACCGCTACCGCCAGACCTGCTACCTCCGTTGCCCCAATTACCGCTTGTGCCGGCAGCATTACCTGCACCACCGGCACCGCCCATGCCGCCGCCGGCCGCATTACTGCCCCAGCCGCCCGTGCCGCCTCTCGCTGCTATTTGTTCCGCAGCAATACCTAAATTGCGGTTAGGCTGGCTTGGGTAAGCTGTATAAGTGCGGCCATCGTATACCGTTACCCGCACCATGCAGGCTACCCAAGCCTCGTTAAAGGTAAAGCTTTGCACACCTTCTAGGGAAAAACTGGCGTAGTTGGGTAAATCTTCCCAGCGTTCGGTTACTTTTTTGTTACAATCGCTTACATTCAGTACGCTGCCTAAACCGAAATACTCTACTTCTAACCCTTTATTTACATAGCTTTCATGTATTACTACAAAACCTTCCAGCGGGCCTTCGTATATCACCATAAAGGTATCTAGCACTAAATAATCTAGGCTATGCACCTCTTTAAATTGGATAGGCAAGCCCGGTATCCTTAACGTTATGTAATCTATCAGCTGCTTAGCCGGTTTTTCAAAGCAAAAGAAGCCGGTATACCCTGTAGTTTCTTGATGATAAGCGTAAGCAATATGCTGCTCTACCAACAGTTTAGGCAGCCACCTTTTACGGCGTAAGCTTAAACGGGCGTTTATCCATTCGCGGCGTTTATTGTTAGGCAGTACAATACCTTGCTCATTGACAACCACAAAGTTTTTTAAAAAGTTATAACTAAAAGGCCGGCCATTTTTGGCACCCAAGTGGTTAAGTAAATACCTTCTTTTAGCTAAATCGTATTGTATATTTTTAGTTGTTATCGCTATACGGTTAGTACTAGGCAAAATAGCTATGTTATTTAATTTTTTAGCTGTAATAATTTTGGCCTCATTATGGTCATAATCTACCTTCATAATACGGCCAACATTGGCAGCAGCTACCTGTATAAGGCCCTGCCCGGGGTTTAGCCGGTACAGTTTATACTCGTGCTCGTTGGGTTCCTCCTCTTCGTTCTCGATGGCATTAAGTAAAACTTCTTCATTAGTAGTAGCTTGCACCGTTACGCTATTAATTTGGGTGGGCACAAACTCTAAAAAGTGGCCCCAAACATCTAGTAACCGTTCGGTAATTACAAACTCTTCTATTTTATTCATTTACACCCACCTTATTTCTACATAACAAGCGCTATCGGCCTTGCCGGGTACGTTGGTTACCACCCAGCCCGGCGGTATAAGGCTGTTAGTTTTAGCCCCACCGGTCCCGCCGTTACCACCGCTACCGCCTTGCCCGCCATTACCACCTCTGGCACCGCGCTCAGCGCCACCGGCGTTACCACCGCCTCCCCCGCCGCCGCCGCCTCCTCCGGCACCGGCAAGACCACCAAAACCGCCGATAGCGCCCGTTTGTAAGATTAGGCCGGTATTACCGTTGCGTAAGCTATAATTAAAGGCACTGGGCATACCGCGAAGACCTTTACCACCAGCTCCGCCATTACCGCCTGAGCCGCCGTTTCTGCCACCACCGGGGCCATGA
This genomic interval carries:
- the murI gene encoding glutamate racemase, with the translated sequence MVNNAPIVVFDSGLGGISYLNYLQSFYNEKFIYVADSAGFPYGTKSPQQLTELLLNLIDLLKTFKPKAIVIACNTATLTAKEQIAQQLAIPVIGTRPPLAVALRQSINKQIGLLATQATINNPVLLNDITTFKQASFSLLAAPQLVEFVENKLWQATKQERLAAAADYAQHFLTKNIDSLILGCTHFLFLKEEFEQLLPDIKLIDSLNEVKEELARQLKLPMTGPSTKLAGLYTTNNQDSAKIHSFCRYAGLEYKGKLTAG
- a CDS encoding uracil-DNA glycosylase, producing the protein MTIKNLEDFTENKIEAGWLPFFEDELSKPYFTLLFNKVKEAYNNSRCYPAKTDIFKAFNLTPYQQVKGLLLGQDPYHTGVATGLAFSVDNGVPPPSLKNVYDELKLEGYTVERTGNLEGWAQQGLLMLNSVLTVQAGKAASHSGLGWQQFSDNLISYLNQNNDNIFYFLWGNYAKAKAALVTNPSHSIFTATHPSPLAGTSFLRNGCFNKANQFLTKIGKEPLDWSATAKMDKPVKIEAAASAKITKEKNYKDGFLF